One Flagellimonas sp. CMM7 genomic region harbors:
- a CDS encoding SusD/RagB family nutrient-binding outer membrane lipoprotein, with the protein MKKTIYILLFALVLGACDEGFEDLNVNPLKPVQVNAANKFTAAQLFASSERYDNWRAGLIYQSTMMQHMANTASFWDGDKYTWNRGYASSLMDRYYDNAVKTLQDLLSQLDEEEAPDEMKAIARIMRVFVFSRLTDLYGDIPYSEAGKAVLENITKPVYDPQSEIYADMLNELQEAAAILGSGTSAYGDADIIYSGDQAQWKKLAYSLMLRLGLRLIKVDPAAAQSWATTAIAGGVMESNADIFFVPHTVGPAGVNQNGNGEVFLADGSPRLSKTFVDFMADRNDPRLTVLGSLPLDTGEDDADENDIERTDAERLDVASQKGLPNGLNNDMLLDATGEENTQAFTEPNRLLITGRDAPMFFQTYAEVQFMLAEANVRWGIGGDAETYYNNGVRAAMEMLAMYGDGGIIASADIDTYLTNNPYDAGNALEQINTQYWAATFLNEYEAFSNWRRTGFPVLVPVNFPGNVTNGTIPRRMSYSESEQTNNPENYAAAVARQGPDELTTRVWWDVQ; encoded by the coding sequence ATGAAAAAAACTATTTATATTCTATTGTTTGCGCTAGTACTTGGCGCATGCGATGAGGGTTTTGAAGATTTGAACGTTAATCCTTTAAAACCAGTTCAAGTAAATGCTGCAAATAAATTCACTGCAGCCCAACTGTTTGCTTCTAGCGAACGTTATGATAATTGGCGTGCTGGTTTGATTTATCAGTCCACCATGATGCAACATATGGCAAATACTGCCAGTTTCTGGGACGGAGATAAATATACCTGGAATAGAGGTTATGCCTCATCCTTAATGGACAGGTATTATGACAATGCAGTTAAAACATTACAAGATCTGCTATCTCAATTAGATGAGGAAGAGGCTCCTGATGAAATGAAAGCAATTGCTAGAATAATGCGTGTTTTTGTGTTTTCAAGATTGACAGACCTTTATGGAGATATTCCTTATAGTGAAGCAGGAAAAGCAGTTTTAGAAAACATCACTAAGCCTGTATACGATCCGCAGAGCGAGATCTATGCAGATATGCTTAATGAATTACAGGAAGCAGCTGCAATATTAGGTTCTGGCACCTCTGCTTATGGAGATGCAGACATCATTTATAGTGGTGATCAAGCGCAATGGAAGAAGTTAGCATACTCATTAATGCTTCGTTTAGGATTAAGATTGATAAAAGTTGATCCTGCAGCTGCCCAATCATGGGCAACTACGGCAATAGCTGGAGGGGTTATGGAATCTAATGCAGACATTTTCTTTGTTCCACATACCGTTGGACCAGCTGGTGTTAACCAAAATGGAAATGGCGAAGTCTTCCTTGCGGATGGTAGTCCCAGGTTGAGTAAAACCTTTGTTGATTTTATGGCTGACAGAAATGACCCTAGACTAACTGTTTTGGGATCATTGCCTTTAGATACAGGTGAGGATGATGCAGATGAAAACGACATAGAAAGAACTGATGCTGAACGTTTAGATGTAGCATCTCAAAAAGGCCTCCCTAATGGATTGAATAACGATATGTTACTGGACGCCACTGGTGAGGAAAACACTCAAGCCTTTACAGAGCCCAACAGATTGCTTATTACAGGAAGGGATGCACCAATGTTCTTTCAAACCTACGCTGAAGTTCAATTTATGTTGGCAGAGGCCAATGTACGCTGGGGCATAGGTGGTGATGCTGAAACGTACTACAACAATGGAGTTAGAGCCGCTATGGAAATGTTGGCAATGTATGGAGATGGAGGTATAATTGCTTCAGCTGATATTGACACCTATTTAACCAATAATCCATATGATGCTGGCAATGCCCTAGAACAGATTAATACGCAATATTGGGCAGCTACTTTCTTAAATGAATATGAGGCTTTCTCTAATTGGAGAAGAACTGGTTTCCCTGTATTGGTTCCAGTAAACTTCCCTGGTAATGTTACCAATGGAACCATTCCAAGAAGAATGTCATATTCGGAAAGTGAGCAAACCAACAATCCGGAAAATTATGCCGCGGCCGTTGCAAGACAAGGTCCAGATGAACTAACAACACGTGTTTGGTGGGACGTTCAGTAA
- a CDS encoding ROK family protein: MAHQKETYVIGVDIGGTHISSAVVAVQEKRIIDHTYATSHVANLESLESIMQTWANTLNKTIEAAQEIPLLGIAYAIPGPFDYKEGVAKYPEGFKYGALYQTKIEENLNPLLSHSSYLPMRFLNDATSFAVGEAWLSEADGNKRQLCITLGTGLGAGFIENGIPIVTGNTVPPNGCLWDILHEDGMADDYFSTRGIIRAYHEATGKNAKGVKELADSFDTDIKVKEVFDAFGNNLGDFLAPWLKTFQTDVLVLGGNISKAYFCFGNALQESLNKNNLTIPIKISHHMEKGAIMGCTQAFNSNFWEHVKDNLPKI, translated from the coding sequence ATGGCTCATCAAAAAGAAACATATGTAATTGGAGTGGATATTGGAGGCACACATATATCTTCCGCCGTTGTTGCTGTTCAAGAAAAGAGAATCATTGACCATACATATGCCACAAGTCATGTAGCCAATTTAGAGTCTTTGGAATCGATCATGCAAACTTGGGCAAATACCTTAAACAAAACTATAGAGGCAGCACAAGAAATTCCTTTACTGGGTATTGCTTATGCTATCCCAGGTCCCTTTGATTATAAAGAGGGAGTGGCAAAATATCCCGAAGGATTCAAGTATGGCGCTCTGTATCAAACCAAAATTGAAGAAAATCTTAATCCCTTACTATCACACAGTAGCTACTTGCCCATGCGTTTTTTAAACGATGCCACTTCTTTTGCTGTAGGGGAAGCATGGTTGTCTGAAGCAGATGGAAACAAAAGGCAGCTGTGCATTACTCTTGGAACCGGATTAGGGGCGGGGTTTATCGAAAATGGAATCCCAATAGTAACCGGAAACACTGTCCCTCCCAATGGGTGTTTATGGGATATACTGCATGAAGACGGAATGGCCGATGATTATTTTTCAACACGAGGAATTATTAGGGCCTATCACGAGGCCACCGGCAAAAATGCAAAAGGGGTAAAAGAACTCGCAGATAGTTTTGATACGGACATAAAAGTTAAAGAAGTCTTTGATGCTTTTGGAAACAATTTAGGGGATTTTCTGGCTCCATGGTTAAAAACCTTTCAAACAGATGTATTGGTTCTAGGAGGCAATATCTCAAAAGCCTATTTCTGTTTTGGTAACGCTTTGCAAGAATCTCTTAATAAAAATAATCTCACCATTCCAATCAAGATCTCCCATCATATGGAAAAGGGTGCAATTATGGGGTGCACACAAGCGTTCAATTCCAATTTCTGGGAGCATGTCAAGGACAACCTACCAAAAATATAG
- a CDS encoding LytTR family DNA-binding domain-containing protein: MDKNVSRLQIETLIQNLSQESSRQEKICLATTSGMEFISIEDIIVCKADGSYTSFILKNKSPLLVSKHLKEYENLLAEQQFMRVHNSYLINLKEVKKYIKSDGGYIIMSNDMHVSISPRKKEELIGVMKRL, encoded by the coding sequence ATGGATAAGAATGTATCCAGACTACAAATTGAGACTTTAATACAGAACCTTAGCCAAGAAAGCTCTAGACAAGAAAAAATATGTCTTGCTACAACTTCTGGAATGGAATTTATCTCTATTGAGGATATTATCGTTTGTAAAGCTGATGGCTCTTATACCTCCTTTATACTTAAAAACAAGAGCCCCTTACTAGTAAGTAAACATCTAAAGGAATATGAGAATCTATTGGCCGAACAACAGTTTATGAGGGTTCATAATAGTTATCTCATCAACCTAAAAGAAGTGAAGAAATATATTAAGTCGGACGGCGGTTACATTATTATGAGCAATGATATGCACGTTAGTATTTCTCCAAGAAAGAAAGAAGAACTTATTGGTGTAATGAAACGTTTGTAA
- a CDS encoding sugar MFS transporter yields MAIIPNSNNIAESNDSVNYRKPFLTITFLFFMWGFITVMNDVLIPHLKEVFELSYFQAALIQFAFFGAFFIISLIYFIISVSKGDPISKIGYKNGIIIGLILCGIGCCLFYPAAIFQRYGIFLSALFVLASGVTILQIAANPYAAILGKPETASSRLNLAQGFNSFGATLAPLVGALLLYKVFSNGEITVDSLKMPYLIYGGLFFLLALIIKFIKLPSFKNTETLEKGLRVLKFRHVVLGMIAIFVYVGGEVTIGSFLINFFKLDSIAGMDEAQGGVFLSYYWGGAMIGRFLGSIAMGSMTDKIKKYLIMACVSILSFMVIYLITGVQNNDGVFSLELIPFAQIQFFVFFLIINYLAFLIGGSKPSRVLTLFATVVIILLAIMILADGPVAFWSAIAIGAFNSILWSNIFTLAIKDLGKYTSQASSLLVMMIVGGAIMPIIQGAVADQIGIQLSFIIPIFCYAYLIFYGLKGYQVKPLTV; encoded by the coding sequence ATGGCAATCATACCCAATAGCAATAATATAGCTGAATCTAATGATTCTGTGAATTATAGAAAACCTTTTCTCACAATCACGTTTTTGTTTTTTATGTGGGGGTTCATAACCGTTATGAACGATGTTCTGATTCCTCATTTAAAAGAAGTTTTTGAACTGAGCTATTTTCAAGCTGCGCTCATACAATTTGCTTTTTTTGGTGCTTTCTTCATCATTTCATTGATCTATTTCATTATTTCTGTGAGCAAGGGAGATCCTATCTCAAAAATTGGATATAAAAATGGGATAATCATTGGATTAATACTTTGTGGCATAGGTTGTTGTTTATTTTATCCAGCAGCAATCTTTCAGCGCTATGGCATATTTCTTAGCGCGCTGTTTGTATTGGCTTCCGGGGTAACCATTTTACAAATAGCGGCCAATCCATATGCCGCCATTTTAGGGAAACCAGAAACCGCTTCCAGTAGATTAAATCTTGCACAAGGTTTTAATTCTTTTGGAGCTACACTGGCTCCTTTGGTTGGTGCTCTTTTATTGTACAAAGTCTTTTCCAATGGAGAAATTACTGTTGACTCTCTAAAAATGCCATACTTAATTTATGGAGGATTGTTTTTCCTATTGGCTCTGATTATTAAATTCATAAAACTTCCTTCATTTAAGAATACGGAAACTCTAGAAAAAGGGCTTCGTGTATTAAAATTTAGGCATGTGGTTTTGGGAATGATAGCCATTTTTGTCTACGTAGGCGGTGAAGTTACCATAGGAAGTTTCCTAATCAACTTTTTTAAATTGGACAGCATTGCTGGAATGGATGAGGCTCAAGGAGGTGTATTCTTGTCTTATTATTGGGGAGGCGCAATGATAGGTAGGTTTTTGGGATCTATTGCTATGGGAAGTATGACAGATAAGATTAAAAAGTACCTTATTATGGCATGTGTATCCATCCTTTCCTTTATGGTGATCTATCTTATTACTGGGGTACAGAATAATGATGGGGTCTTTTCTTTAGAACTGATTCCATTTGCCCAAATACAATTCTTTGTATTCTTTTTGATCATCAATTACCTTGCTTTTTTAATAGGTGGTTCCAAACCATCAAGAGTACTAACTTTATTTGCTACAGTAGTTATCATATTACTGGCCATTATGATTCTTGCAGATGGGCCTGTGGCATTTTGGAGTGCCATAGCCATTGGCGCGTTTAACTCCATTTTATGGTCCAATATATTTACATTGGCCATCAAAGATTTGGGCAAGTATACTAGCCAAGCATCTTCACTATTGGTCATGATGATAGTGGGTGGAGCTATTATGCCCATAATACAAGGAGCGGTCGCTGACCAAATAGGCATTCAACTCTCCTTTATCATTCCAATATTCTGTTATGCCTACCTCATATTTTATGGACTAAAGGGATATCAAGTAAAACCTTTAACTGTTTAA
- a CDS encoding FG-GAP-like repeat-containing protein, whose product MMIKRTITKLFLFLLVATPIWFACSQEANEVLRFTLMESQYTGVSFSNDVMDTTEHNILRYANFYGGAGVGVGDFNNDGLQDLFFAGNQVSDRLYFNRGDLKFDDVTEQAGIQNDGGWSTGVTIADINNDGYLDIYVSRELYDDNPKLRTNLLYLNNGDGTFIESAKKYGIANNQRTRHATFLDYDKDGFLDLFLLTQPPNPGSLSSFKGTQLLKPEYSLKLYKNLNGTFEDITKTSGLELTGFPNGVSASDINNDGWTDLYVSNDFYAPDFLLMNNQDGTFTNIVDSAFNHISYFSMGVDVADINNDALLDIFVLDMVPEDNFRLKSNMSGMDRNSFWKVYDDGGHYQYMYNTLQLNNGNTTFSDVAQLTGMAATDWSWSNLVADFDNDGLKDVYVTNGLLRDIRNTDADSKVAEYINKVRLDWIQKHPDGGNLKSVFDIINLEDALSPIPSQPLKNYAFKNKSNLEFEKVIEEWGLNKESFSNGAAYADLDNDGDLDIVVNNINEAAFIYRNNSEKTSGANYVRVQLTDKDNRPVFGARATMYAGGEIQIIETTNVRGIYSTSEPYIHFGLGSRKKIDSIEIVWPNNTKSLKKNIKANQLLQFQMNQGVSYEKLEQLKTKHFQETTSSFPIKHTHVENEFDDYEYQLLLPHKLSQFGPALAAADVNGDGLEDIYIGGATGNSGALYIQGQSGEFTLANEQLWQKEAPYEDIDAIFVDINQDGHKDLFVVSGGNKYPTNDPHYADRLYVNDGNGNFSKGAILNAFNISGSKVVAEDYDNDGDYDLFVGGRHLPHQYPKPTASSILQNDNGQLVNVTDSIAPELLDVGMVTDALWSDYDKDGDKDLILVGEWMPITIFNNQDGRFVKETIEGLPDSTGWWFSLAKGDFDNDGDEDFIAGNLGLNYKYKTSPENPFDIYYNDFDGNGSSDIVLGYYNDEKHFPLRGFSCSSEQIPALKKKIQKYDLFASLELESVYGAKKLENSLHYKANTFASSYIENLGEGRFKISPLPRAAQLSNINDMLIDDFDQDGHLDVLVVGNLFVSEVETPRNDAGTGVLLSGDGQGSFTVKTYMDTGFFAKGDAKKIAIIKHMGQPKILVANNNDILQSFTILKKTD is encoded by the coding sequence ATGATGATAAAACGAACCATTACAAAGCTTTTTCTTTTTTTACTTGTAGCAACTCCAATATGGTTTGCTTGCTCCCAAGAGGCCAATGAGGTTTTGCGTTTTACATTAATGGAATCTCAATATACCGGCGTATCATTTTCAAATGATGTAATGGATACCACAGAACATAATATTTTAAGGTATGCGAACTTTTATGGTGGTGCAGGAGTAGGAGTTGGGGATTTCAACAATGATGGACTTCAAGATTTATTTTTTGCCGGAAATCAAGTCTCTGACAGACTCTATTTTAATAGAGGTGACTTAAAATTTGATGATGTTACAGAACAAGCTGGAATACAAAATGACGGAGGATGGTCTACCGGAGTAACAATTGCCGATATTAATAATGATGGGTATTTAGATATTTACGTTAGTAGAGAATTGTATGATGACAACCCCAAATTGCGAACCAACCTTTTATACCTTAACAATGGTGATGGTACTTTTATAGAGTCTGCTAAAAAATATGGAATCGCAAATAACCAGCGTACTCGTCATGCTACATTCTTGGATTATGACAAAGATGGTTTTTTAGATCTTTTTTTACTTACACAACCACCAAATCCTGGTAGTTTATCATCATTTAAAGGAACACAATTATTAAAACCAGAATACAGCCTAAAGCTTTATAAAAATCTTAATGGCACTTTTGAGGATATCACCAAAACCTCGGGTCTTGAACTTACAGGTTTTCCAAATGGTGTCTCCGCCAGCGACATCAACAATGATGGCTGGACAGACCTGTATGTTTCCAATGATTTCTATGCCCCTGATTTCCTTTTAATGAATAACCAGGATGGTACTTTCACCAATATTGTGGATAGTGCCTTCAACCATATTTCATACTTCAGTATGGGTGTGGATGTCGCAGATATTAATAATGATGCTCTTCTAGACATTTTTGTTCTTGATATGGTACCGGAAGATAATTTTCGCCTGAAGTCTAATATGAGTGGAATGGATCGTAACTCTTTTTGGAAGGTATATGATGATGGTGGACACTATCAGTACATGTATAACACCCTTCAGTTGAATAATGGTAACACAACTTTTAGCGATGTTGCACAATTGACAGGGATGGCTGCTACAGATTGGAGTTGGTCCAATTTGGTTGCAGATTTTGATAACGACGGCCTAAAAGATGTCTACGTTACAAACGGATTGCTAAGGGACATTAGAAATACCGACGCAGACAGTAAAGTAGCTGAATATATCAACAAAGTTCGATTAGATTGGATACAGAAACACCCAGATGGCGGTAATCTTAAATCGGTTTTTGATATTATTAACCTGGAAGATGCCCTATCCCCTATTCCATCACAACCCTTAAAAAACTATGCCTTTAAAAACAAAAGCAATCTAGAGTTTGAAAAGGTAATTGAAGAATGGGGCTTAAATAAAGAATCTTTTTCAAATGGTGCTGCGTACGCAGATTTGGACAATGATGGCGACCTGGATATCGTGGTCAACAATATAAATGAAGCTGCCTTTATTTATCGCAATAATTCAGAAAAAACCTCTGGCGCCAATTATGTTAGAGTACAGTTAACGGATAAAGATAATAGACCTGTCTTTGGAGCAAGGGCCACTATGTATGCTGGGGGTGAAATTCAAATAATTGAAACAACCAATGTTAGGGGCATATATTCTACCAGTGAACCTTACATCCATTTTGGATTAGGATCGCGTAAAAAAATAGATAGTATAGAAATAGTATGGCCCAATAATACCAAAAGCTTAAAAAAGAATATTAAGGCCAACCAACTACTTCAATTTCAAATGAATCAAGGTGTTTCATATGAAAAATTGGAACAGCTTAAAACAAAACATTTTCAAGAAACAACATCTAGCTTCCCAATAAAACATACACATGTTGAAAATGAGTTTGATGACTACGAATACCAATTGTTATTGCCTCATAAATTATCACAATTTGGTCCTGCCCTTGCTGCAGCAGATGTAAATGGAGATGGTCTTGAAGACATTTACATAGGAGGCGCAACAGGAAATAGTGGAGCTCTTTACATACAGGGTCAATCTGGGGAATTTACGTTAGCAAACGAACAATTATGGCAAAAAGAGGCACCGTATGAAGATATAGACGCCATATTTGTAGATATAAATCAAGACGGTCATAAAGATTTATTCGTGGTAAGTGGAGGTAACAAATACCCAACTAACGACCCACATTATGCGGACAGGTTATATGTAAATGATGGTAATGGAAATTTCTCTAAAGGAGCAATTCTTAATGCATTCAATATAAGCGGCTCAAAAGTAGTTGCCGAAGATTATGACAACGATGGTGATTATGATCTTTTTGTTGGAGGTAGACATCTGCCTCATCAATATCCAAAACCGACTGCAAGTAGTATCCTTCAAAACGATAATGGTCAATTGGTAAATGTTACAGACAGTATAGCACCTGAACTTCTAGATGTTGGGATGGTGACCGATGCCTTGTGGTCAGATTATGACAAGGATGGTGATAAAGATTTAATTCTTGTTGGAGAATGGATGCCAATAACCATATTCAATAATCAAGACGGTAGATTCGTAAAAGAGACAATAGAAGGTTTACCCGATAGCACAGGATGGTGGTTTAGTCTAGCCAAAGGAGATTTTGACAATGATGGCGATGAGGATTTCATTGCAGGAAACCTTGGTTTAAATTATAAATACAAAACCTCTCCAGAAAATCCTTTTGATATTTACTATAATGATTTTGATGGTAACGGCTCCTCAGATATTGTACTGGGGTATTACAATGACGAGAAGCATTTCCCTCTAAGAGGTTTTTCTTGTTCATCAGAACAAATTCCTGCCTTAAAAAAGAAAATCCAAAAATATGATTTGTTCGCCTCTCTAGAATTGGAGTCTGTTTATGGGGCAAAAAAACTAGAGAATTCGCTTCATTATAAAGCCAACACTTTTGCATCATCTTATATCGAAAATTTGGGAGAAGGTCGCTTTAAAATATCTCCATTGCCTAGAGCAGCGCAGCTATCAAACATTAATGATATGCTTATTGATGATTTTGATCAAGACGGGCATCTGGACGTATTGGTAGTTGGTAATTTATTCGTTTCAGAAGTTGAAACTCCAAGAAACGATGCTGGTACAGGTGTATTACTTTCGGGTGACGGGCAAGGTTCGTTTACAGTCAAAACTTATATGGATACAGGGTTCTTTGCAAAAGGTGATGCTAAAAAAATAGCCATAATCAAACATATGGGGCAACCTAAAATATTAGTAGCAAACAATAATGACATTCTACAATCTTTTACAATCCTGAAAAAGACCGATTAA
- a CDS encoding SusC/RagA family TonB-linked outer membrane protein, with translation MNKKIHYFLMLLSLLCIQGIMAQGKTVTGTVSDTDTGGPLPGINVVEKGTRNGTSTDFDGNYSISVSSSSAILVFSAIGYTEKEVAVGSQSSINVTLEENVELLGEVVVTALGIKKETKALGYSVTQVGSEEIATIKTPNAINSLQGKIAGVNITQNSTGAAGSSRVIIRGNNSLTGGNQPLYVVDGIPIGNENNGAASLWGGNDGGDGISSLNADEIESISVLKGGSAAALYGSRGGNGVILITTKSGSKQDGFGVEFTSTANFDVVDTSIQDFQTTYGQGLLGEKPANTAAALEAGLNSWGPRLDGSQVVQWDGVERPYSYVGSNLKHFYRTGTTFINTVALSSGNETTNMRFSLTDFTNDDITPNSGLNRKIFALNAGAVMAEKLTAQISAKYSIEDVQNRPRLSDAPGNANFTVGLLSPNVDVRFMNPGANEDGTERGYSDNVFSQNPYFAAFNFRNEDTRNRLIASATLRYDVLDWLYITARAGIDHYTLRRTSVTPFGTAFQPLGSIEEDEYRYSQVDSDIILGVEKDITDKFAVNAFVGANKNSIDHEVLRQRGEDFIVPGLEDVGNTARQSRDRNFSPDLNNWGERKIGSVYGSLELSYNRYAYLTFTGRNDWFSTLSFPGKETPNNDFYPSISGSLILSDMFEMPTFVNFLKLRSGFSQTAGGADQAYQLALTYEIFDQGHLDQPLGRITGATVPNADLVPWNKDEFEIGFDARFLNNRLSLDFAYYTNQITNDIVKVTTSEGSGFNDAIFNIGEIENKGVELLITGTPIRTENFEWTTSVNASFNEGVVVGTNEAGDPIFLDEPRTRNVRIAHVVGERYGTIFGTSYVRDNNGTIVYDIDDDGVPIARQGERKILGDGVPPWTIGFSNSIRYKNVNLNFLIDGKFGGQLFSGTNTIAYGNGLHQKTVEGREGGLAVSGIDGATFDADAGTGAAFNATVAPENLQTYWGRVNDIAEEFVEDSDYIRFRQLSLGYTFPTAILGKTFIKSATINLLAQNLFYIKRSIDNVDPESAYNVSNSQGLEYFGVPTTRGYGVSLNVKF, from the coding sequence ATTCAAGGGATAATGGCACAAGGAAAAACAGTTACCGGTACGGTCTCAGATACAGATACTGGAGGTCCATTACCAGGTATTAATGTTGTAGAAAAAGGTACTAGAAATGGTACTTCTACAGATTTCGATGGTAATTATTCAATTTCGGTTTCTAGCAGTTCCGCCATTTTGGTGTTTTCGGCAATAGGGTATACTGAAAAAGAAGTAGCCGTAGGTAGCCAATCCTCAATTAACGTTACTCTAGAAGAAAATGTAGAGTTATTGGGTGAGGTTGTTGTAACCGCTTTAGGTATTAAAAAAGAAACAAAAGCGCTCGGGTATTCGGTCACGCAAGTTGGAAGCGAAGAGATTGCAACCATAAAAACACCAAATGCCATTAATTCCTTACAAGGTAAGATTGCTGGTGTAAACATTACTCAAAATTCAACTGGTGCTGCAGGTTCCAGTAGGGTTATTATTAGGGGTAACAATTCATTGACAGGTGGAAACCAACCTTTATACGTTGTAGATGGTATTCCAATTGGAAATGAAAATAATGGAGCTGCCAGTTTATGGGGTGGTAACGATGGCGGTGATGGTATTTCCAGTCTTAATGCTGATGAAATAGAATCCATCTCGGTACTTAAAGGTGGATCCGCTGCGGCATTGTACGGTTCTAGAGGTGGTAATGGTGTTATTCTTATTACCACAAAGAGCGGTAGCAAGCAAGATGGTTTTGGAGTAGAATTTACCAGTACTGCAAATTTTGATGTAGTTGACACTTCAATACAAGACTTTCAAACAACATATGGGCAAGGTCTATTAGGTGAAAAACCTGCCAACACGGCTGCAGCCCTAGAAGCTGGCCTTAATTCCTGGGGCCCTAGATTAGATGGTTCTCAGGTGGTACAATGGGATGGTGTTGAAAGACCCTATTCATATGTAGGCAGTAATTTGAAACACTTTTATAGAACAGGTACCACATTCATTAACACCGTGGCACTGTCCAGTGGAAATGAAACTACCAACATGAGGTTTTCACTTACAGACTTCACCAATGATGATATTACACCAAATTCAGGATTAAATCGGAAGATTTTTGCTTTGAATGCTGGTGCTGTAATGGCAGAAAAGTTAACTGCACAGATTAGCGCTAAATATAGTATAGAAGATGTACAAAACAGGCCTAGACTTTCAGATGCTCCGGGTAATGCGAATTTTACAGTTGGTTTGTTATCTCCAAATGTGGATGTTAGGTTTATGAATCCAGGCGCAAATGAAGATGGTACCGAACGTGGTTATTCTGATAATGTCTTTTCTCAAAACCCTTATTTCGCAGCTTTTAACTTCAGAAACGAAGACACAAGAAATAGGCTCATTGCCTCTGCTACGCTTCGGTATGATGTTTTGGACTGGTTATATATAACGGCAAGGGCAGGTATTGATCATTACACTTTACGTAGAACAAGTGTAACACCCTTTGGTACTGCATTTCAACCATTAGGTTCCATCGAAGAAGATGAATATAGATATAGCCAAGTAGATTCCGATATTATTTTGGGTGTTGAAAAGGATATCACAGATAAATTCGCGGTGAATGCATTTGTTGGAGCGAACAAAAATAGTATTGACCATGAAGTTCTAAGACAGCGAGGAGAGGATTTCATAGTACCTGGTTTAGAAGATGTGGGCAACACTGCACGCCAATCTAGGGATAGAAATTTTAGCCCCGACCTTAATAATTGGGGAGAACGAAAAATAGGATCGGTTTACGGTTCTTTGGAACTCTCTTACAACAGATATGCATATTTAACTTTTACCGGAAGAAATGACTGGTTCTCAACCCTCTCTTTTCCAGGTAAAGAAACTCCAAATAACGATTTTTATCCTTCAATTAGTGGAAGTTTAATTCTATCGGATATGTTTGAGATGCCAACATTCGTTAATTTCTTAAAACTGCGTAGTGGATTTTCCCAAACTGCAGGAGGTGCTGATCAAGCATATCAACTAGCATTGACCTATGAGATTTTTGACCAAGGACACTTAGATCAACCGTTAGGAAGGATAACAGGCGCTACTGTTCCAAATGCAGATCTTGTACCATGGAACAAGGATGAATTCGAAATTGGTTTTGATGCAAGATTTTTGAACAATAGATTGTCACTGGATTTTGCATACTATACCAATCAAATAACCAATGATATTGTAAAGGTAACTACCTCTGAAGGGTCAGGATTCAATGATGCAATATTCAATATTGGTGAAATTGAAAACAAAGGGGTTGAACTATTGATTACTGGCACACCCATCCGTACTGAAAATTTTGAATGGACAACGTCAGTTAATGCCTCATTCAATGAAGGTGTAGTTGTGGGCACAAACGAAGCTGGAGATCCTATTTTCCTTGATGAACCTCGTACAAGAAATGTTAGGATAGCACATGTTGTGGGAGAACGCTATGGAACTATTTTCGGTACTTCATATGTAAGGGACAATAATGGAACCATCGTATATGATATTGATGATGATGGTGTGCCAATAGCGCGTCAAGGAGAGCGTAAAATCCTAGGAGATGGAGTTCCACCTTGGACTATTGGTTTTTCAAATTCCATTCGTTACAAAAACGTTAACCTTAACTTTCTGATCGACGGAAAATTTGGTGGGCAATTGTTTTCAGGAACAAATACGATTGCTTACGGTAATGGATTACATCAGAAAACCGTTGAAGGCAGAGAAGGCGGTTTGGCCGTTTCTGGAATTGATGGCGCTACATTTGATGCTGATGCAGGTACCGGAGCAGCTTTTAATGCTACCGTAGCACCAGAGAATTTACAAACCTATTGGGGAAGAGTTAATGATATTGCGGAAGAATTTGTTGAAGATTCGGATTATATCAGGTTTAGACAGTTAAGTTTGGGGTATACTTTCCCAACAGCCATACTAGGAAAGACATTTATTAAAAGTGCTACAATAAATCTGTTGGCTCAAAACTTATTCTATATTAAGAGAAGTATTGATAATGTGGATCCTGAAAGTGCTTATAATGTGAGTAATTCTCAAGGATTGGAATATTTTGGTGTTCCAACCACAAGAGGTTACGGTGTAAGTCTTAACGTTAAGTTTTAA